A genome region from Tolypothrix sp. PCC 7712 includes the following:
- the pstC gene encoding phosphate ABC transporter permease subunit PstC, whose amino-acid sequence MATNTHNLLSALKSRSEIDKSLDRGFIWLTRIFALGIAATLLWITIQVSIGAWPAIQEFGAGFIAQSTWNPVNNQYGVLPQVYGTLVSSFIGLLLAVPIGVGTAVLLSENFLPSKIRLVLVFLVELLAAIPSVVYGIWGIFVLVPIITNVGKWLNSSLGFLPIFSTAPSGPGMLPAGVILAIMTLPIITAISRDALISIPPSLRQAAVGLGATRWETIFQVLIPAAFSGIVSAVMLALGRAMGETMAVTMLIGNSNNISLSVLAPANTISSLLANQFSEASGLQVAALMYAALVLFVLTLIVNIFAELIVLRMKRI is encoded by the coding sequence ATGGCTACAAATACTCATAATCTGCTCTCAGCTCTTAAAAGTCGCTCCGAAATAGATAAGTCGCTGGATCGGGGCTTTATTTGGCTGACGCGGATTTTTGCACTAGGAATCGCTGCTACTTTATTGTGGATTACCATACAGGTTAGTATTGGTGCCTGGCCTGCCATTCAAGAGTTTGGTGCTGGCTTCATAGCACAGAGCACTTGGAACCCGGTTAATAACCAATATGGAGTATTACCGCAAGTTTATGGAACTTTAGTGAGTTCTTTTATTGGTTTATTGCTAGCTGTACCCATTGGTGTTGGCACTGCTGTTTTACTCAGTGAAAATTTTCTGCCATCAAAAATACGCTTGGTATTAGTATTTTTAGTTGAACTGCTTGCTGCTATTCCTAGCGTTGTATATGGTATTTGGGGAATTTTTGTATTAGTCCCAATCATTACCAATGTGGGAAAATGGCTCAATAGTTCCTTGGGCTTTTTACCCATTTTTAGTACTGCTCCTTCTGGCCCTGGAATGTTGCCAGCTGGAGTAATTTTAGCAATCATGACTTTGCCCATCATCACAGCTATATCTCGTGATGCCTTAATTTCCATCCCTCCTAGTTTGCGTCAAGCAGCTGTAGGGCTGGGTGCAACCCGTTGGGAAACAATTTTTCAAGTTTTGATTCCTGCGGCTTTTTCGGGTATCGTCAGTGCTGTGATGTTGGCCCTGGGTCGGGCGATGGGAGAAACAATGGCGGTGACAATGTTAATTGGAAACTCCAACAACATTAGTCTTTCAGTGTTAGCGCCAGCCAATACAATTTCTTCCTTACTAGCCAATCAATTTTCGGAGGCTAGTGGTTTGCAAGTGGCAGCTTTGATGTATGCTGCTTTAGTTTTGTTTGTTTTGACACTGATAGTTAATATTTTTGCCGAGTTAATTGTTCTTCGTATGAAGCGAATTTAG
- a CDS encoding biotin transporter BioY, with protein sequence MFAASNQLLWSMIGLLLTMGGTFLEAYGVSLPWSWSQHRIQTFSLGVSYQIGAVLLVGCLGGKNAGALSQIAYLVMGLTLLPVFSEGGGIGYVKLAHFGYLLGFIPGAWICGFLAFKARPRLETLAFSCLCGLLSVHICGISYLMISYFFQWQGTENLTLIQAILRYSWSVLPGQFTVVCAATVIAYILRHLMFY encoded by the coding sequence ATGTTTGCCGCTTCCAATCAATTATTATGGTCTATGATTGGCTTACTCCTGACAATGGGGGGCACCTTCCTTGAAGCCTACGGTGTTAGCTTACCTTGGAGTTGGAGTCAGCACAGAATTCAAACTTTTTCTTTGGGTGTTAGCTATCAAATTGGTGCGGTGCTACTAGTAGGTTGTTTAGGAGGTAAAAATGCTGGGGCACTCTCCCAAATAGCTTATTTAGTGATGGGTTTAACCTTACTACCTGTTTTTTCTGAAGGTGGTGGTATTGGTTACGTTAAATTAGCTCACTTTGGTTATCTCCTAGGTTTTATTCCGGGGGCTTGGATTTGTGGTTTTTTAGCCTTTAAAGCTAGACCGAGATTAGAAACCCTAGCTTTTAGTTGTCTTTGTGGCTTGTTATCTGTCCACATCTGCGGTATTAGTTATTTGATGATTAGCTATTTTTTCCAGTGGCAAGGCACAGAAAACTTGACATTAATACAAGCAATCCTCAGATATTCCTGGTCAGTATTGCCAGGACAATTTACTGTAGTCTGTGCTGCCACTGTAATAGCATATATATTACGTCATTTAATGTTTTATTAA
- the pstS gene encoding phosphate ABC transporter substrate-binding protein PstS codes for MSLRISTKKHTRFAAKMSVLALAISLAACGGQQTPDNTATKETPGTATDATASNPDKKLDLGGNISLTGAGASFPAPLYASWFTDLNKKYPNLQVNYQSVGSGAGVEQFIKGTVDFGASDVAMKDDEIQKVQKGVILLPVTAGSIVLAYNLPDVPELKLPRAVYTDILLGKITSWDDPLIAKANPSAKLPKQPIAVIYRSDGSGTTGVFTKHLSAISPEWKTKVGDGKSVKWPVGVGAKGNEGVTAQIQQTQGSIGYIEYGYAKQNNLKFAALENKGGQFITPNDASASKTLESVTLPENLREFITDPEGAESYPIVTYTWILAYKKYDNAAKGKAVEAMIEYALTDGQKLATELGYVPLPQNVITKVAAAADQITPDYKIAVGGNTSASK; via the coding sequence ATGTCCTTACGTATAAGCACAAAAAAACATACTCGTTTTGCAGCTAAAATGTCAGTATTAGCACTGGCAATCAGCCTGGCTGCTTGCGGTGGACAGCAAACCCCAGACAATACGGCTACCAAGGAGACACCTGGTACTGCTACAGATGCTACTGCCTCCAACCCTGATAAAAAGTTGGATCTGGGTGGAAATATCAGCTTGACTGGAGCTGGTGCTTCCTTTCCAGCACCTTTGTACGCAAGTTGGTTTACTGATTTGAACAAAAAATATCCTAACTTGCAAGTTAACTATCAATCAGTTGGTAGCGGTGCTGGCGTTGAGCAATTTATCAAAGGTACTGTAGACTTTGGTGCTAGCGATGTTGCCATGAAGGATGATGAAATCCAAAAGGTACAAAAGGGTGTAATTTTGTTGCCTGTAACTGCTGGTAGTATTGTGCTAGCTTACAACTTGCCTGATGTTCCAGAACTCAAGCTCCCACGAGCAGTTTACACAGATATTTTACTAGGTAAAATCACGTCCTGGGATGACCCTTTAATTGCTAAAGCTAACCCTAGCGCTAAACTGCCTAAACAGCCAATTGCAGTTATATATCGTTCTGATGGTAGCGGTACAACAGGCGTATTTACCAAACACCTTAGTGCTATTAGTCCAGAATGGAAGACTAAAGTAGGTGATGGGAAAAGTGTAAAATGGCCTGTAGGTGTTGGTGCTAAGGGTAATGAAGGTGTGACTGCCCAAATCCAACAAACTCAAGGTTCAATTGGTTACATTGAATATGGCTACGCCAAACAAAATAATCTCAAATTTGCGGCTCTAGAAAATAAAGGCGGTCAATTTATTACACCGAATGATGCGTCTGCATCTAAAACTCTCGAATCAGTAACTTTGCCAGAAAATTTGCGGGAATTTATTACAGATCCAGAAGGGGCAGAATCCTATCCCATCGTTACTTATACTTGGATTTTGGCATACAAGAAGTATGATAATGCTGCCAAAGGCAAGGCCGTAGAGGCAATGATCGAGTACGCTTTAACTGATGGGCAAAAGTTAGCTACGGAACTAGGATATGTTCCTTTACCTCAAAATGTGATTACTAAGGTAGCTGCTGCTGCCGATCAAATCACTCCTGACTATAAGATTGCTGTTGGTGGCAATACCAGTGCTAGTAAATAG
- a CDS encoding transglycosylase domain-containing protein has translation MSSPQPPQKPQTILGQLTQAVHTIQARVDFSKLALKPNAKVPELLVQDAGSDKAEVYPLLGDRYVLGRSSKSCDIVIRNPVVSQIHLSLSRDSTQRTPVFVIKDENSTNGIYRGKRRISSLELRHGDIFTLGPPELAASVRLQYIDPPAWYVKAATWTAYGVGGVSALVALAIGVEWLKFSVRPLPTATRAPVIVYARDGATPLREPRTTSHVDMKRLEDFGPYLPKAVIASEDSRYYWHVGVDPLGILRAVLINSRSGDVQQGASTVTQQVARSLFRDYVGRQDSLGRKLREAVVALKLETFYSKDEILLTYLNRVFLGGDTSGFEDAAKYYFEKSAKDLTLAEAATLVGILPGPNAFDFCGDGQNKLQAAEYRNRVIKRMVEMGQIKAEDANRARRSTVQVSPKVCEQQAKTLSPYFYSYVYQELEQILGEGAAKEGNYIIETQLDLGIQAQADAALRNSVSNAGATFGFSQGAMVTLDSSTGAILAMVGGTDYKKSQFNRAVQAKRQPGSTFKIFAYTAAIQQGISPYRSYSCAPLTWQGFTYKPCRVGAGTSLDMSTGLALSENPIALRLAREIGLDKVVAMAQRLGVKSPLDPVPGLVLGQSVVDVLEMTGAFGAIGNRGVWNRPHAISRILDSSDCRDRKDLKTCRVIYSFDQDPDANRRVLSNDVADQMTTMMRGVVTRGTGRSAALGLGEAGKTGTTDKNVDLWFIGFIPNRRLVTGIWLGNDNNSPTSGSSAQAAQLWGNYMGRIVK, from the coding sequence ATGAGTTCCCCCCAACCTCCCCAAAAGCCACAAACTATACTTGGTCAACTGACACAAGCCGTACATACGATTCAAGCTAGAGTGGATTTTTCCAAACTAGCGCTCAAACCTAATGCTAAAGTACCGGAACTCTTGGTGCAGGATGCGGGGTCAGATAAGGCAGAGGTGTATCCATTGTTGGGCGATCGCTATGTTTTAGGTCGTAGTTCTAAATCCTGCGATATAGTGATTCGTAACCCGGTAGTTAGCCAAATTCACTTGTCATTATCACGGGATTCTACGCAACGCACTCCCGTTTTTGTGATTAAAGACGAGAATTCCACAAATGGTATTTACCGTGGTAAGCGACGTATTAGTTCTTTAGAATTGCGTCACGGTGATATTTTTACCTTAGGCCCACCAGAACTAGCAGCTTCAGTGCGGCTGCAATATATCGATCCACCAGCTTGGTATGTGAAAGCAGCAACTTGGACTGCTTATGGTGTTGGTGGTGTCAGTGCTTTAGTAGCTTTAGCAATTGGCGTGGAATGGCTGAAATTTTCCGTGAGGCCTTTACCTACAGCTACCCGTGCGCCAGTAATTGTGTATGCCCGTGATGGTGCTACCCCACTACGCGAACCCAGAACCACATCTCACGTAGATATGAAGCGGTTGGAGGATTTTGGCCCTTATCTACCCAAAGCGGTGATTGCTTCAGAAGATAGTCGTTATTACTGGCACGTTGGGGTTGATCCTTTGGGGATTTTGCGTGCTGTATTAATTAACAGCCGCAGTGGTGATGTGCAGCAAGGTGCGAGTACAGTTACTCAGCAAGTTGCCCGCAGTTTATTCCGTGATTATGTAGGTAGGCAAGATTCCCTCGGACGAAAATTGCGAGAAGCAGTAGTAGCGTTAAAGCTAGAAACCTTTTACAGCAAAGACGAAATTTTACTGACATATTTAAACCGCGTATTTTTAGGTGGGGATACCTCCGGCTTTGAAGATGCTGCTAAGTATTACTTTGAGAAGTCAGCTAAAGACTTAACTTTGGCAGAAGCTGCAACCTTGGTAGGAATTTTACCCGGCCCTAACGCTTTTGATTTTTGTGGCGATGGTCAAAATAAGCTGCAAGCTGCTGAATACCGCAATCGCGTAATCAAGCGAATGGTGGAAATGGGCCAAATTAAAGCAGAGGATGCTAACCGCGCTCGACGTTCCACTGTGCAAGTTAGCCCTAAAGTCTGCGAACAGCAAGCTAAAACCCTCAGTCCTTATTTTTACAGCTATGTCTACCAAGAATTAGAACAAATTTTGGGGGAGGGAGCCGCAAAAGAAGGCAATTATATTATTGAAACCCAGCTAGACTTGGGAATTCAGGCCCAAGCAGACGCAGCTTTACGAAATTCAGTTAGCAATGCAGGTGCAACTTTTGGTTTTTCCCAAGGCGCAATGGTTACCCTAGATTCTAGTACTGGTGCTATCTTAGCGATGGTAGGAGGCACAGATTACAAAAAAAGTCAATTTAATCGTGCAGTTCAAGCCAAAAGACAACCAGGTTCCACCTTTAAAATTTTTGCCTACACAGCTGCTATACAGCAAGGAATTTCACCATATAGAAGCTATTCCTGCGCGCCTTTAACATGGCAAGGCTTTACCTATAAACCTTGTCGCGTTGGTGCTGGTACTAGTCTAGATATGTCTACAGGTTTGGCTCTTTCAGAAAATCCGATTGCTTTGCGGTTAGCACGGGAAATTGGCTTAGATAAAGTCGTAGCCATGGCCCAACGTTTAGGGGTCAAGTCACCTCTTGATCCAGTTCCCGGTTTAGTGCTAGGTCAAAGCGTTGTTGATGTCTTGGAAATGACTGGTGCTTTTGGCGCAATTGGCAATCGGGGAGTATGGAATCGTCCCCATGCCATTAGTAGAATTTTAGACAGTAGCGATTGCCGCGATCGCAAAGACTTAAAAACCTGTCGAGTAATTTACTCCTTCGACCAAGATCCTGATGCCAATAGACGAGTACTATCTAATGACGTAGCCGATCAAATGACTACTATGATGCGGGGAGTAGTTACTAGAGGTACAGGTAGAAGTGCGGCTCTGGGATTAGGCGAAGCTGGTAAAACAGGTACAACCGATAAAAACGTTGACTTGTGGTTTATCGGTTTTATTCCCAACCGTCGCTTAGTGACTGGTATTTGGCTAGGAAACGACAACAATTCCCCCACTTCTGGTAGTAGCGCTCAAGCAGCCCAGCTATGGGGGAATTATATGGGACGAATTGTAAAGTAA
- a CDS encoding DEAD/DEAH box helicase, with protein sequence MSDTFNRLAPFIQEYIYEHNWTELRPAQIAACKVIFDTDAHLLVAAATAAGKTEAAFLPVVTQLHEKPSNTIGALYIGPIKALINDQFERLTGLLKAADIPVWHWHGDVSQSHKNKLLKNPKGILQITPESLESLLVNKHHDLIRLCGDLRFVVIDEIHAFMGSERGCQIICQLQRLANITQTQPRRIGLSATLGDYSMAEDWLRSGTEKSVITPKIEAGKRQIKLAVEHFYLNDEVDEIEVTPYDRYLFNLSESRKCLIFANNRTQTESVIASLRRIATEQASPDIYHVHHGSISASLRQQAENAMREPHKPAVTAATLTLELGIDIGHLERVLQLDSPLSVASFLQRLGRTGRRGEAADMRFVCAETQPSLEAPLPEQIPWQLLQCIAIIQLYLEERWIEPIKPVKYPLSLLYHQTMSILAATGELSPAALAKQVFSLPPFAEVSPEDFKLLLRYLIDIDHIHKTETGRLIIGLAGEKVVNKFQFYAVFADSQEYTVKQGSTEIGSILKPPPVGNQFALAGRTWEVVEIDFKKRVITVKPVEGKASIYWRGGSGIIHTKVLQRMRQVLLEDLEYSYLQTNALQALQKTRQLFRKAGLDKQNILQLDKGKCCILPWMGTLAYRTLERWLNYCCRESLEIKSIGGVNPYYLILKLGKDKFPYLATEIAALAEERITAEYLISEAEAPELQKYDEFIPYPLLRKAFINDYLDIEELKLQVAQWS encoded by the coding sequence ATGAGCGATACTTTTAATCGCCTAGCACCGTTCATTCAAGAATATATTTATGAGCATAATTGGACGGAATTACGTCCCGCACAGATTGCTGCTTGTAAAGTTATCTTTGATACTGATGCTCATTTGTTAGTAGCAGCTGCCACGGCTGCAGGAAAAACAGAAGCGGCGTTTTTACCTGTAGTGACTCAATTACATGAAAAACCCTCAAATACCATAGGTGCATTATATATTGGCCCCATCAAAGCCTTAATTAATGACCAATTTGAGCGTCTCACTGGCTTGCTAAAAGCGGCTGATATCCCAGTATGGCATTGGCATGGTGATGTGAGTCAAAGTCATAAAAATAAGCTGTTAAAAAACCCTAAAGGTATTCTGCAAATTACACCAGAATCCTTAGAAAGCTTATTAGTGAATAAACATCATGACTTAATTCGCTTATGTGGTGATTTACGGTTTGTGGTGATTGATGAAATTCACGCTTTCATGGGTTCGGAACGCGGTTGTCAAATTATTTGTCAATTGCAACGTTTGGCAAACATCACACAAACACAACCCCGAAGAATAGGTTTATCTGCCACACTTGGTGATTATTCAATGGCAGAAGATTGGTTACGTTCAGGAACTGAAAAGTCAGTAATTACGCCAAAAATTGAAGCAGGTAAACGCCAAATTAAATTAGCTGTGGAACATTTTTACCTGAATGATGAAGTTGATGAAATCGAAGTAACTCCATACGATAGATATTTATTTAATCTGAGCGAATCACGCAAGTGTCTCATTTTTGCGAATAATCGCACGCAAACAGAATCTGTCATCGCATCTTTACGGCGAATTGCTACCGAACAAGCATCACCAGACATTTATCATGTACATCACGGTAGTATATCTGCCAGTTTGCGACAACAAGCTGAAAATGCGATGCGCGAACCGCACAAACCAGCAGTTACAGCTGCTACTCTCACTCTCGAATTAGGTATAGATATTGGTCATTTAGAAAGAGTACTTCAGTTAGATTCACCCTTATCTGTAGCTAGTTTTTTACAACGTTTAGGACGGACTGGGAGAAGAGGTGAAGCTGCAGATATGCGCTTTGTTTGTGCAGAAACTCAACCCTCATTAGAAGCACCTCTCCCAGAACAAATTCCTTGGCAATTGCTGCAATGTATTGCAATTATCCAACTTTATTTAGAAGAACGTTGGATTGAACCAATCAAGCCTGTGAAATACCCGTTAAGTTTGCTCTATCACCAGACAATGAGTATTTTAGCAGCAACAGGCGAACTTTCACCTGCGGCTTTAGCTAAACAGGTTTTCAGCCTACCACCATTTGCAGAAGTTTCTCCAGAAGATTTTAAATTATTGCTACGTTATTTAATTGATATCGACCATATTCATAAAACAGAAACAGGTAGATTAATTATTGGTTTGGCTGGTGAGAAGGTTGTCAACAAGTTTCAATTTTATGCTGTCTTTGCTGATAGTCAAGAATATACTGTGAAGCAAGGGTCAACAGAAATTGGGAGTATTTTAAAGCCGCCTCCTGTTGGTAATCAATTTGCCTTAGCGGGGAGAACTTGGGAAGTAGTAGAAATTGACTTCAAAAAAAGGGTAATTACCGTTAAGCCAGTAGAAGGTAAAGCTAGTATTTATTGGCGTGGTGGTAGTGGAATTATCCATACCAAAGTTTTGCAAAGAATGCGGCAAGTATTACTAGAAGATTTAGAATATAGCTACTTACAAACTAACGCTTTGCAAGCGTTACAAAAAACTCGGCAATTATTTAGAAAAGCTGGTTTAGATAAACAGAATATATTACAGTTAGATAAAGGTAAGTGTTGTATATTACCTTGGATGGGAACTTTAGCTTACCGCACATTAGAAAGATGGCTAAATTACTGTTGTCGAGAATCTTTAGAAATTAAAAGTATTGGTGGGGTAAATCCTTATTATCTGATACTTAAATTAGGAAAGGATAAATTTCCATATTTGGCTACAGAAATTGCCGCATTGGCAGAAGAAAGAATTACAGCGGAATATTTAATCAGTGAAGCAGAAGCACCAGAACTGCAAAAATATGATGAATTTATTCCTTACCCGCTATTACGTAAAGCTTTTATTAATGATTATTTAGATATTGAAGAATTAAAGCTGCAAGTTGCACAGTGGTCATAG
- the pstA gene encoding phosphate ABC transporter permease PstA — MTTSYPESSLTRAPMSKRTLFNTVMTGVAFTCGALALLPLLAVLSYVLIQGFSSLSPSIFTELPPAPLRKGGGFGNAILGTLLMVGIGALISIPFGVMAAIYLTEFSSGKLARVVRFATNILSGVPSIIAGVFAYGIIVLTLVKLNLGSYSAIGGGFALAILMLPIIVRTTDEALQLVSQDLRQASLGLGATKFQTVVQVVLPAALPAIVTGITLAIARAAGETAPLLFTALFSQFWPTSLFQPTASLAVLVYNFAITPFKNLQSLAWAASLILVLMVLITSIIARWATRQKA, encoded by the coding sequence ATGACTACTAGTTATCCGGAAAGCAGCCTAACACGCGCCCCCATGTCTAAGCGGACACTGTTTAACACAGTGATGACTGGTGTTGCATTTACCTGTGGGGCATTGGCGCTTTTACCTTTGTTGGCAGTGCTTTCTTATGTGCTGATTCAAGGCTTTAGCAGTCTCAGTCCCAGCATATTTACAGAATTACCGCCAGCCCCTCTCAGAAAGGGAGGCGGTTTTGGTAATGCGATTTTAGGTACGCTGCTGATGGTTGGGATTGGTGCCTTGATTAGTATCCCTTTTGGGGTTATGGCAGCAATTTATTTAACAGAATTTAGTTCAGGTAAACTTGCGAGAGTTGTACGTTTTGCTACAAATATTCTAAGTGGTGTTCCCTCGATTATTGCTGGGGTATTTGCCTATGGAATTATAGTTTTAACCTTAGTAAAGCTCAACTTAGGTTCTTACTCTGCTATAGGTGGTGGTTTTGCTTTAGCAATTTTGATGTTGCCAATTATTGTACGTACCACTGATGAAGCATTGCAATTAGTCTCGCAAGATTTACGACAAGCATCTTTAGGCTTAGGCGCTACGAAATTTCAAACGGTAGTACAAGTAGTATTGCCGGCAGCTTTACCAGCAATTGTCACCGGTATCACGCTGGCGATCGCAAGAGCAGCAGGAGAAACTGCGCCATTATTATTTACGGCGTTGTTCTCACAATTTTGGCCGACTAGCTTATTCCAACCAACAGCATCGCTGGCTGTGTTGGTTTATAACTTCGCAATTACTCCGTTTAAAAATCTACAGTCACTAGCTTGGGCAGCGTCGCTAATTTTAGTGTTGATGGTGCTGATTACCAGTATCATTGCACGTTGGGCAACTCGCCAGAAAGCTTAG
- the lspA gene encoding signal peptidase II codes for MRLKNNLFWIAALIAFFIDQLTKYWVVQTFKLGQTLPLLPDIFHFTYVTNTGAAFSLLSGKVEWLRWLSLAVSLVLIGVALFGPLLNFWDQLGYGLILGGAMGNGIDRFILGYVVDFLDFRLINFAVFNMADSFISIGIVCLLIASWQKTPTSNNRTR; via the coding sequence ATGCGTTTAAAAAATAACCTGTTCTGGATCGCTGCCCTCATCGCTTTTTTTATAGACCAATTAACAAAATATTGGGTAGTACAAACCTTTAAATTGGGACAAACCCTACCCTTATTACCAGATATATTTCACTTCACCTATGTGACTAATACTGGTGCTGCTTTTAGTCTTTTAAGTGGCAAAGTAGAGTGGTTGCGTTGGCTATCTTTAGCAGTTAGTTTGGTTTTAATTGGAGTAGCATTATTTGGCCCCTTGTTAAACTTTTGGGATCAGTTGGGCTATGGCTTAATTTTAGGCGGAGCGATGGGCAACGGTATAGATCGGTTTATTTTAGGTTATGTCGTTGATTTTCTCGATTTTCGGCTAATTAATTTTGCTGTATTTAATATGGCAGATTCATTTATTAGTATTGGTATTGTTTGTTTGCTAATTGCTTCTTGGCAAAAAACACCTACTTCAAATAACAGGACAAGGTAA
- the pstB gene encoding phosphate ABC transporter ATP-binding protein PstB: MATNISTVNGTDTVLRTENLNIYYGNFLAVRDIWLDIPKNRVTAFIGPSGCGKSTLLRCYNRLNDLIESFRADGKVYYYDKNLYAPDIDPVEVRRRIGMVFQRPNPFPKSIYDNIVFGAKINGYKGNLDELVERSLKQAALWDEVKDKLRQSALALSGGQQQRLCIARAIAVQPEIILMDEPCSALDPISTLRVEELIHELKEKYTIVIVTHNMQQAARVSDKTAFFNVQQSDKGGRSGYLVEYDATELIFNNPQQQDTKDYVSGRFG, from the coding sequence ATGGCTACTAACATTAGCACAGTTAATGGTACTGACACCGTTTTACGTACAGAGAACCTGAACATTTATTACGGCAACTTTTTAGCTGTGCGGGATATTTGGCTAGATATCCCCAAAAACCGGGTTACAGCATTTATCGGCCCATCTGGTTGTGGTAAAAGTACATTGCTGAGATGTTACAACCGTCTCAATGACCTGATTGAATCTTTCCGGGCAGATGGCAAAGTTTATTATTACGATAAAAATCTGTATGCACCCGACATTGATCCAGTAGAAGTGCGGCGGCGGATTGGGATGGTATTTCAAAGACCAAATCCATTTCCTAAATCTATTTACGACAATATTGTTTTTGGTGCAAAAATCAACGGCTACAAAGGTAATCTGGATGAGTTAGTAGAACGAAGCCTTAAACAAGCGGCTCTATGGGATGAAGTTAAAGACAAACTACGCCAAAGTGCTTTAGCTTTATCTGGTGGACAACAACAACGCTTATGTATTGCGAGAGCGATCGCAGTACAACCAGAAATTATCTTAATGGATGAACCATGTTCAGCCCTTGACCCAATTTCTACGTTGCGGGTTGAAGAACTAATTCACGAACTCAAAGAAAAATATACTATTGTGATCGTGACTCATAATATGCAACAAGCTGCACGGGTTTCTGATAAGACAGCGTTTTTCAATGTCCAACAGTCAGACAAAGGCGGTCGTAGCGGCTACTTAGTAGAATATGATGCGACAGAATTGATTTTCAACAATCCGCAGCAGCAAGATACCAAAGATTATGTCAGTGGTAGATTTGGTTAA